Proteins encoded within one genomic window of Vidua macroura isolate BioBank_ID:100142 chromosome 34, ASM2450914v1, whole genome shotgun sequence:
- the ASB8 gene encoding ankyrin repeat and SOCS box protein 8 isoform X2, which translates to MPRRGPRHVVHHAEHSEQVLAVRTPYPHHRRHPLLPSGQRGGSHRPGMERGEFLTGGGSCAPQGADVNCLHGTLKPLHCACMVADADCVELLLQKGAEVNALDGYNRTALHYAAEKDETCVEILLEYGANPNALDGNKDTPLHWAAFKNNAECVRALLANGALVNALDYNNDTPLSWAAMKGNLESVSVLLDFGAEVRVVNLKGQSPISRLVALLVRGLGTEREDSCLDLLHRATGHFELRKNGSLPWEVARDPQLCQRLTLLCSAPGTLQALSRYAVRRSLGLRFLPQAVQQLPLPACLKDYLLLLT; encoded by the exons ATGCCGCGGCGCGGCCCGCGCCATGTGGTACATCATGCAGAGCATTCAGAGCAAGTACTCGCTGTCCGAACGCCTTATCCGCACCATCGCCGCCATCCGCTCCTTCCCTCGGGACAACGTGGAGGATCTCATCGGCCGG GGATGGAAAGGGGGGAGTTCCTGACCGGGGGGGGTTCCTGTGCTCCCCAGGGCGCCGATGTGAACTGCCTGCACGGCACCCTCAAACCCCTGCACTGTGCCTGCATGGTGGCTGATGCTGACTgcgtggagctgctgctgcaaaaaggAGCTGAG gtGAACGCCCTGGACGGCTACAACCGGACAGCCCTTCACTACGCAGCAGAAAAAGATGAAACCTGCGTGGAGATTTTATTGGAGTACGGAGCCAACCCCAACGCCCTGGACGGCAACAAGGACACACCGCTGCACTGGGCGGCCTTCAAGAACAACGCCGAGTGCGTGCGGGCCCTGCTGGCCAACGGCGCCCTGGTCAACGCCTTGGACTACAACAACGACACCCCCCTGAGCTGGGCGGCCATGAAGGGCAACCTGGAGAGCGTCAGCGTCCTGCTGGACTTCGGCGCCGAGGTGCGCGTGGTCAACCTGAAGGGCCAGAGCCCCATCTCGCGCCTGGTGGCGCTGCTGGTGCGGGGCCTGGGCACGGAGCGGGAGGATTCCTGCCTGGATCTGCTGCACAGAGCCACGGGACACTTTGAGCTGCGCAAGAACGGGagcctgccctgggaggtggCCCGGGACCCGCAGCTGTGCCAGCGGCTGACGCTGCTGTGCTCGGCGCCGGGCACGCTGCAGGCGCTGTCGCGCTACGCCGTGCGCCGCTCGCTCGGCCTGCGCTTCCTGCCCCAGGCCGTGCAGCAGCTGCcgctgcctgcctgcctcaaGGActacctgctgctgctcacctga
- the ASB8 gene encoding ankyrin repeat and SOCS box protein 8 isoform X1 — protein MWYIMQSIQSKYSLSERLIRTIAAIRSFPRDNVEDLIGRGADVNCLHGTLKPLHCACMVADADCVELLLQKGAEVNALDGYNRTALHYAAEKDETCVEILLEYGANPNALDGNKDTPLHWAAFKNNAECVRALLANGALVNALDYNNDTPLSWAAMKGNLESVSVLLDFGAEVRVVNLKGQSPISRLVALLVRGLGTEREDSCLDLLHRATGHFELRKNGSLPWEVARDPQLCQRLTLLCSAPGTLQALSRYAVRRSLGLRFLPQAVQQLPLPACLKDYLLLLT, from the exons ATGTGGTACATCATGCAGAGCATTCAGAGCAAGTACTCGCTGTCCGAACGCCTTATCCGCACCATCGCCGCCATCCGCTCCTTCCCTCGGGACAACGTGGAGGATCTCATCGGCCGG GGCGCCGATGTGAACTGCCTGCACGGCACCCTCAAACCCCTGCACTGTGCCTGCATGGTGGCTGATGCTGACTgcgtggagctgctgctgcaaaaaggAGCTGAG gtGAACGCCCTGGACGGCTACAACCGGACAGCCCTTCACTACGCAGCAGAAAAAGATGAAACCTGCGTGGAGATTTTATTGGAGTACGGAGCCAACCCCAACGCCCTGGACGGCAACAAGGACACACCGCTGCACTGGGCGGCCTTCAAGAACAACGCCGAGTGCGTGCGGGCCCTGCTGGCCAACGGCGCCCTGGTCAACGCCTTGGACTACAACAACGACACCCCCCTGAGCTGGGCGGCCATGAAGGGCAACCTGGAGAGCGTCAGCGTCCTGCTGGACTTCGGCGCCGAGGTGCGCGTGGTCAACCTGAAGGGCCAGAGCCCCATCTCGCGCCTGGTGGCGCTGCTGGTGCGGGGCCTGGGCACGGAGCGGGAGGATTCCTGCCTGGATCTGCTGCACAGAGCCACGGGACACTTTGAGCTGCGCAAGAACGGGagcctgccctgggaggtggCCCGGGACCCGCAGCTGTGCCAGCGGCTGACGCTGCTGTGCTCGGCGCCGGGCACGCTGCAGGCGCTGTCGCGCTACGCCGTGCGCCGCTCGCTCGGCCTGCGCTTCCTGCCCCAGGCCGTGCAGCAGCTGCcgctgcctgcctgcctcaaGGActacctgctgctgctcacctga